The Rhodopseudomonas palustris genome window below encodes:
- the murD gene encoding UDP-N-acetylmuramoyl-L-alanine--D-glutamate ligase has product MIPVTSFAGQSVAVFGLGGSGLASCHALRAGGAEVIACDDNLDRMVEAAQANFITADLRNLSWANFDALVLTPGVPLTHPAPHWSVLKAREAGVEVIGDVELFCRERRLHAPTAPFVAITGTNGKSTTTALIAHLMCEAGYDTQMGGNIGTAILSLEPPRAGRVHVIEMSSYQIDLTPSLDPSVGILLNVTEDHIDRHGTIEHYAAVKERLVAGVQDGGSAIIGVDDGFGRDAADRLERAGKQVVRISVKQPLASGITMDHETIVRADGGASHAIAKLGGIGSLRGLHNAQNAAAAAAAALALGVSADVLQKGLRSFPGLAHRMEQVGRQGATLFVNDSKGTNADATAKALSSFGEIFWIAGGKPKTGGIESLAEYFPRIRKAYLIGEAAQEFAATLDGRVDYEISETLENAVPAAARDAAVSGLPEPVVLLSPACASFDQFRNFEIRGTRFRNLVTALDGVVPVV; this is encoded by the coding sequence ATGATCCCCGTCACCTCCTTCGCTGGGCAATCCGTCGCGGTGTTCGGGCTCGGCGGTTCCGGGCTGGCGAGCTGTCACGCGCTACGCGCCGGCGGCGCCGAAGTGATCGCCTGCGACGACAATCTCGACCGCATGGTCGAGGCCGCACAGGCCAATTTCATCACCGCCGATCTGCGGAATCTGTCGTGGGCGAATTTCGATGCGCTGGTGCTGACGCCGGGCGTGCCGCTGACGCATCCGGCGCCGCACTGGAGCGTGCTCAAGGCGCGCGAGGCCGGCGTCGAGGTGATCGGCGATGTCGAGCTGTTCTGCCGCGAGCGGCGGCTGCACGCGCCGACCGCGCCGTTCGTCGCCATCACCGGCACCAACGGCAAGTCGACCACCACGGCGCTGATCGCGCATCTGATGTGCGAGGCCGGCTACGACACCCAGATGGGCGGCAATATCGGCACCGCGATCCTGTCGCTGGAGCCGCCACGCGCCGGCCGGGTCCATGTGATCGAGATGTCGTCCTATCAGATCGACCTGACGCCGTCGCTCGATCCCAGTGTCGGCATCCTGCTCAACGTCACCGAGGATCACATCGATCGCCACGGCACGATCGAGCACTACGCCGCGGTGAAGGAGCGGCTGGTCGCCGGCGTGCAGGACGGCGGCAGTGCGATCATCGGCGTCGACGACGGCTTCGGCCGCGACGCCGCCGATCGGCTGGAACGCGCCGGCAAGCAGGTGGTGCGGATCTCGGTGAAGCAGCCGCTCGCCTCCGGCATCACCATGGATCACGAGACCATCGTCCGCGCCGACGGCGGCGCGTCGCACGCGATTGCCAAGCTCGGCGGCATCGGCTCGCTGCGCGGCCTGCACAACGCGCAGAACGCGGCGGCGGCGGCCGCCGCCGCACTCGCGCTCGGCGTCAGCGCCGACGTTCTGCAGAAGGGGTTGCGCAGCTTCCCGGGCCTCGCGCACCGGATGGAGCAGGTCGGACGACAGGGCGCGACGTTGTTCGTCAACGACTCCAAGGGCACCAACGCCGACGCCACCGCGAAGGCGCTGTCGTCGTTCGGCGAGATCTTCTGGATCGCCGGCGGCAAGCCGAAGACCGGCGGCATCGAAAGCCTCGCCGAGTACTTCCCGCGGATCCGCAAGGCGTATCTGATCGGCGAGGCGGCGCAGGAATTCGCCGCGACGCTGGACGGGCGGGTGGACTACGAGATCAGCGAGACGCTGGAGAATGCCGTGCCGGCCGCCGCGCGCGACGCGGCGGTCTCGGGATTGCCCGAACCCGTCGTGCTGCTGTCGCCGGCCTGCGCCTCGTTCGATCAGTTCCGCAATTTCGAGATCCGCGGCACCAGGTTCCGCAACCTGGTGACGGCGCTGGACGGCGTCGTGCCGGTGGTGTGA
- the mraY gene encoding phospho-N-acetylmuramoyl-pentapeptide-transferase, producing the protein MLYWLIDFSSSFPAFNVFRYITFRTGGAVVTGALFVFLCGPWIIDNLRLRQGKGQPIRTDGPQSHLVSKRGTPTMGGLMILSGLTVGTVLWANPLNPYVWIVLAVTLGFGFVGFYDDYIKVTKQTHAGISGRTRLLIEFAIAGAACFALVWLGRGSLSSSLVIPFFKEVVLNLGWYFVIFGAFVIVGAGNAVNLTDGLDGLAIVPVMIAAASFGMISYLVGNAVFAEYLQINYVAGTGELAVLCGALLGAGLGFLWFNAPPASIFMGDTGSLALGGMLGSIAVAVKHEIVLAVIGGLFVLEAVSVIVQVTSFKLTGKRVFRMAPIHHHFEQKGWTEPQIVIRFWIIAVILALAGLSTLKLR; encoded by the coding sequence ATGCTCTATTGGCTGATCGATTTTTCCAGCTCATTTCCTGCTTTCAACGTCTTCCGCTACATCACCTTCCGCACCGGCGGCGCGGTGGTGACCGGCGCGCTGTTCGTGTTCCTGTGCGGGCCGTGGATCATCGACAATCTGCGGCTGCGCCAGGGCAAGGGCCAGCCGATCCGCACCGACGGCCCGCAGTCGCATCTCGTGTCCAAGCGCGGCACGCCGACGATGGGCGGCCTGATGATTTTGTCGGGGCTGACGGTCGGCACCGTGCTGTGGGCCAATCCGCTCAATCCCTATGTCTGGATCGTGCTGGCGGTGACGCTCGGCTTCGGCTTCGTCGGCTTCTACGACGACTACATCAAGGTGACCAAGCAGACCCACGCCGGCATTTCGGGCCGCACGCGGCTGCTGATCGAGTTCGCGATCGCGGGCGCGGCGTGTTTCGCGCTGGTGTGGCTCGGCCGCGGCTCGCTGTCGAGCTCGCTGGTGATCCCGTTCTTCAAGGAAGTGGTGCTCAATCTGGGCTGGTACTTCGTGATCTTCGGCGCCTTCGTGATCGTCGGCGCCGGCAATGCGGTGAACCTGACCGACGGGCTCGACGGCCTCGCCATCGTGCCGGTGATGATCGCGGCTGCGAGCTTCGGCATGATCTCCTATCTCGTCGGCAACGCTGTGTTCGCCGAATATCTGCAGATCAACTACGTCGCGGGCACCGGCGAACTGGCGGTGCTGTGCGGCGCGCTGCTCGGCGCCGGCCTCGGCTTCCTGTGGTTCAACGCGCCGCCGGCCTCGATCTTCATGGGCGACACCGGCTCGCTGGCGCTCGGCGGCATGCTCGGCTCGATCGCGGTGGCGGTGAAGCACGAGATCGTGCTGGCGGTGATCGGCGGCCTGTTCGTGCTCGAAGCCGTCTCGGTGATCGTGCAGGTGACGTCGTTCAAGCTGACCGGCAAGCGCGTGTTCCGGATGGCGCCGATCCATCATCATTTCGAGCAGAAGGGCTGGACCGAGCCGCAGATCGTGATCCGGTTCTGGATCATCGCGGTGATCCTGGCGCTCGCCGGCCTGTCGACGCTGAAGCTGCGGTGA
- a CDS encoding ATP-grasp domain-containing protein, whose amino-acid sequence MRQTILFGGTSKERLVSVASAQALHAALPDAELWFWNDDDSVHAVTAEALLVHARPFEEAFQPAGENIGPLARALDRAAAEQRLLVLGLHGGVAENGELQAMCELRGVPFTGSGAAASHLAFDKVAAKRFAAIAGVRAPAGIALADAEAALAAHGRLIAKPARDGSSYGLFFINAKQDLVAVRNAARTEDYLIEPFVSGIEATCGVLERADGSLLALPPIEIVPADGGFDYTAKYLAKSTQEICPGRFAPEISATIMEDAVKAHRVMGCRGYSRSDFIVAADGPIFLETNTLPGLTKASLYPKALQAQGIAFVDFLHGQIALAERHVRG is encoded by the coding sequence ATGCGACAGACGATTCTCTTCGGCGGCACCAGCAAGGAGCGACTGGTGTCGGTCGCCTCGGCGCAGGCGCTGCACGCCGCGCTGCCCGACGCCGAATTGTGGTTCTGGAACGACGACGACAGCGTCCATGCCGTGACCGCGGAGGCGCTGCTGGTGCATGCGCGGCCGTTCGAGGAAGCGTTTCAGCCGGCCGGCGAGAACATCGGTCCGCTGGCGCGCGCGCTCGATCGCGCCGCGGCCGAGCAGCGGCTGCTGGTGCTGGGTCTGCACGGCGGCGTTGCCGAAAACGGCGAGTTGCAGGCGATGTGCGAATTGCGCGGCGTGCCGTTCACCGGCTCGGGCGCAGCGGCGTCGCATCTCGCCTTCGACAAGGTGGCGGCGAAGCGCTTCGCCGCGATCGCCGGCGTGCGGGCGCCGGCCGGCATCGCGCTCGCGGACGCCGAGGCGGCGCTGGCCGCCCACGGCCGGCTGATCGCCAAGCCGGCGCGGGACGGGTCGAGCTACGGCCTGTTCTTCATCAATGCGAAGCAGGACCTGGTCGCGGTGCGCAATGCAGCTCGAACAGAAGACTATCTGATCGAGCCGTTCGTCTCCGGCATCGAGGCGACCTGCGGCGTGCTGGAGCGGGCCGACGGCTCGCTGCTGGCGCTGCCGCCGATCGAGATCGTGCCGGCCGACGGCGGCTTCGACTACACCGCGAAATATCTCGCCAAATCGACCCAGGAGATCTGCCCCGGCCGGTTCGCGCCGGAGATCTCGGCGACGATCATGGAGGATGCCGTGAAGGCGCACCGGGTGATGGGCTGCCGCGGCTATTCGCGATCCGACTTCATCGTCGCCGCCGACGGGCCGATCTTTCTGGAGACCAACACGCTGCCCGGCCTGACCAAGGCGTCGCTCTATCCCAAGGCGCTGCAGGCGCAGGGGATCGCCTTCGTCGATTTCCTGCACGGCCAGATCGCGCTCGCGGAACGCCACGTCCGGGGTTAA
- the murC gene encoding UDP-N-acetylmuramate--L-alanine ligase, translated as MRLPREIGPIHFVGIGGIGMSGIAEVLCNLGYTVQGSDASESANVNRLREKGIAISVGHKADNVAGADVLVVSTAIKRDNPELLAARAQRIPVVRRAEMLAELMRLKSCVAIAGTHGKTTTTSMVAALLDAGDFDPTVINGGIINAYGTNARLGAGDWMVVEADESDGTFLKLPADVAIVTNVDPEHLDHFKTFDAVQDAFRNFVENVPFYGFAVMCIDHPVVQTLVGKIEDRRIITYGENPQADARLLDLKPSGAGSTFKVAFRDRKAGTAHEIADLMLPMPGPHNALNATAAIAVAHELGLSDDTIRKALAAFGGVRRRFTKTGEWNGVTIIDDYGHHPVEIAAVLKAARQSTDGKVIAVVQPHRFTRLQSLFEEFCTCFNDADSVIVADVYPAGEAPIQGIDRDHFVLGLRAHGHRNVIPLQDSASLAGVVAGVAKSGDYVVCLGAGNITQWAYALPGELKALGG; from the coding sequence ATGAGACTGCCGCGCGAGATCGGACCCATCCACTTCGTCGGGATCGGCGGCATCGGCATGAGCGGCATCGCCGAGGTGCTGTGCAATCTCGGCTATACGGTACAGGGTTCCGACGCCTCGGAGAGCGCCAACGTCAACCGGCTGCGCGAGAAGGGGATCGCGATCAGCGTCGGCCACAAGGCCGACAACGTCGCCGGCGCCGACGTGCTGGTGGTGTCGACGGCGATCAAGCGGGATAATCCGGAACTGCTGGCGGCGCGGGCGCAGCGCATTCCGGTGGTGCGCCGCGCCGAGATGCTGGCCGAGCTGATGCGGCTGAAGAGCTGCGTCGCGATCGCCGGCACCCACGGCAAGACCACGACGACCTCGATGGTCGCCGCCTTGCTCGACGCAGGCGATTTCGATCCGACCGTGATCAATGGCGGCATCATCAACGCCTACGGCACCAATGCGCGGCTCGGTGCCGGCGACTGGATGGTGGTCGAGGCCGACGAGAGCGACGGCACCTTCCTGAAGCTGCCGGCGGATGTGGCGATCGTCACCAATGTCGATCCCGAGCATCTCGATCACTTCAAGACCTTCGACGCGGTGCAGGATGCATTCCGCAACTTCGTGGAGAACGTGCCGTTCTACGGCTTCGCGGTGATGTGCATCGATCATCCGGTGGTGCAGACGCTGGTCGGCAAGATCGAGGACCGCCGCATCATCACCTATGGCGAGAACCCGCAGGCCGATGCGCGGTTGCTCGACCTCAAACCCTCGGGTGCGGGCTCGACCTTCAAGGTCGCGTTCCGCGATCGCAAGGCCGGCACCGCGCATGAGATCGCCGATCTGATGCTGCCGATGCCGGGCCCGCACAATGCGCTGAACGCCACCGCCGCGATCGCGGTCGCGCACGAGCTCGGTCTGTCCGACGACACCATCCGCAAGGCGCTGGCCGCGTTCGGCGGCGTGCGGCGGCGCTTCACCAAGACCGGCGAGTGGAACGGCGTCACCATCATCGACGATTACGGTCATCATCCGGTCGAGATCGCCGCGGTGCTGAAGGCGGCGCGGCAATCGACGGACGGCAAGGTGATCGCCGTGGTGCAGCCGCATCGCTTCACGCGGCTGCAGTCGCTATTCGAGGAATTCTGCACCTGCTTCAACGACGCCGACAGCGTGATCGTCGCCGACGTCTATCCGGCCGGCGAGGCGCCGATCCAGGGCATCGACCGCGATCACTTCGTGCTCGGCCTGCGCGCCCACGGCCATCGCAACGTGATCCCGCTGCAGGATTCCGCATCGCTGGCGGGCGTCGTCGCGGGCGTCGCCAAGAGCGGCGACTACGTCGTCTGCCTCGGCGCCGGCAACATCACCCAATGGGCCTACGCGCTGCCGGGCGAGTTGAAGGCGCTGGGCGGCTGA
- the murG gene encoding undecaprenyldiphospho-muramoylpentapeptide beta-N-acetylglucosaminyltransferase: MSDAPLILLAAGGTGGHLFPAEALGVVLMKRGLRVRLVTDSRAMRYSGLFSADMVDVVPSETVRGRTPWALGRTGLMLGAGTAKALALMLRLRPAAVVGFGGYPTLPPLFAARALRIPTLIHDSNAVMGRANRLLSKGVTAIATSLPGVLDRDPALSAKTTTTGTPMRPAILAAAAVPFAPLENEGALRLLVVGGSQGARVMADIVPGALEQLDPALLARMVLTQQVRDEDMARVRAVYDRLKLTCELAPFFSDLPARLAASQLVVSRSGAGTVAELAAIGRPSILVPLPGALDQDQFANAGVLADAGGAIRIAQGDFTPERLAAEIAALAADPHKLSAMATAARAVGRLDAAERLADMVTQVARI, encoded by the coding sequence ATGAGCGACGCGCCTCTCATCCTTCTCGCGGCGGGCGGCACCGGCGGGCATCTGTTCCCCGCCGAGGCGCTGGGCGTCGTGCTGATGAAGCGCGGGCTGCGGGTGCGGCTGGTCACCGACAGCCGCGCGATGCGCTACAGCGGGCTGTTCTCCGCCGACATGGTCGACGTGGTGCCGAGCGAAACGGTGCGCGGCAGGACGCCGTGGGCGCTGGGCCGCACCGGGCTGATGCTCGGCGCCGGGACCGCGAAGGCGCTCGCGCTGATGCTGCGGCTGAGACCGGCCGCGGTGGTCGGCTTCGGCGGCTATCCGACGCTGCCGCCGCTGTTCGCGGCGCGGGCGTTGCGGATTCCGACGTTGATCCACGATTCCAATGCGGTGATGGGCCGCGCCAACCGGCTGCTCTCGAAGGGCGTCACCGCGATCGCGACCTCGCTGCCCGGCGTGCTCGACCGCGACCCGGCGCTGTCCGCCAAGACCACCACGACCGGCACGCCGATGCGCCCGGCGATCCTCGCCGCCGCCGCGGTGCCGTTCGCGCCGCTCGAGAACGAAGGCGCGCTGCGCCTGCTCGTCGTCGGCGGCAGCCAGGGCGCCCGGGTGATGGCCGACATCGTGCCGGGCGCGCTGGAGCAACTCGATCCGGCGTTGCTGGCGCGGATGGTGCTGACCCAGCAGGTCCGCGACGAGGACATGGCGCGGGTCCGCGCCGTCTACGACCGGCTGAAGCTGACTTGCGAACTCGCGCCGTTCTTCTCCGACCTGCCGGCGCGGCTGGCCGCCAGCCAGCTCGTGGTGTCGCGCTCGGGCGCCGGCACCGTCGCCGAACTCGCCGCGATCGGCCGGCCGTCGATCCTGGTGCCGCTGCCCGGCGCGCTGGATCAGGACCAGTTCGCCAATGCCGGCGTGCTCGCCGATGCCGGCGGCGCGATCCGGATCGCGCAGGGCGATTTCACGCCGGAGCGGCTGGCCGCCGAAATCGCCGCGCTCGCCGCCGATCCGCACAAGCTCAGCGCGATGGCCACCGCCGCCCGCGCCGTTGGCCGGCTCGATGCGGCGGAGCGGCTGGCCGATATGGTGACGCAGGTGGCACGGATTTAA
- a CDS encoding glycosyltransferase family 87 protein — MQRQFAPRLRQLHWYEIALIAAVALALCIYLPIVVKRSAVHGFGDVQVFFRAGWAVWTGYPLYEVADHHGWTYHYPPFFALLMGPFAYPLDGYPKPAWALPLPLSVAVWYALSAAAVLIAIDWWARALERGAPPLLQEADWNGWWMLRIGPLATLLPFIGDGFGRGQPSALVLLTMVAFLVLYVQGRIYAAACALAIGFTIKLFPIALLIFPLLRRDVKTVLATAGFSLVFLFVVPMLCLGPSEVVKLYTAMWTEHLSGILTGVPNAKIAAEITFTSYDMLSIGAMLARIGAGGLPVADTLPTFATAGQMAFNAAFVAALLWIGHGRFWRLTGPQPPPSEALLIGGAILCAGLPVILSVSQPNYVAFVAPLVAVVQFDAWRRSGEVRVVPLLIAWAGVMWLGMVATEGGLWEPLRVIGLVTPAVVALLGWGLVCLRRAR; from the coding sequence TTGCAACGACAATTCGCGCCGCGGCTGCGGCAATTGCACTGGTACGAGATCGCGCTGATCGCCGCCGTCGCGCTGGCGCTCTGCATCTATCTGCCGATCGTGGTGAAGCGCTCGGCGGTGCACGGGTTCGGCGACGTTCAGGTGTTCTTCCGCGCAGGCTGGGCGGTGTGGACAGGCTATCCCCTGTATGAAGTCGCCGATCATCACGGCTGGACCTATCACTACCCGCCGTTCTTCGCGCTGCTGATGGGGCCGTTCGCCTATCCGCTCGACGGCTATCCCAAGCCGGCCTGGGCGCTGCCGCTGCCGCTGTCGGTCGCGGTATGGTACGCGCTCAGCGCCGCCGCCGTGCTGATCGCGATCGACTGGTGGGCGAGGGCGCTCGAACGCGGCGCGCCGCCTCTGCTCCAGGAGGCCGACTGGAATGGCTGGTGGATGCTGCGGATCGGGCCGCTGGCGACGCTGCTGCCGTTCATCGGCGACGGCTTCGGCCGCGGCCAGCCGAGCGCGCTGGTGCTGCTGACGATGGTCGCGTTTCTCGTGCTCTATGTGCAGGGCCGGATCTATGCGGCGGCGTGCGCGCTGGCGATCGGCTTCACCATCAAGCTGTTCCCGATCGCGCTGCTGATCTTTCCGCTGCTGCGGCGGGACGTCAAAACGGTGCTGGCCACGGCCGGCTTCAGCCTGGTGTTCCTGTTCGTGGTGCCGATGCTGTGCCTCGGCCCGTCCGAAGTGGTGAAGCTCTACACCGCGATGTGGACGGAGCATCTCAGCGGCATTCTCACCGGCGTGCCGAACGCCAAGATCGCCGCCGAAATCACCTTCACCTCCTACGACATGCTGAGCATCGGGGCGATGCTGGCGCGGATCGGCGCCGGCGGCCTGCCGGTGGCCGACACCTTGCCGACCTTCGCCACCGCGGGACAGATGGCCTTCAACGCCGCGTTCGTGGCGGCGCTGCTGTGGATCGGCCACGGCCGGTTCTGGCGCCTGACGGGGCCGCAACCGCCGCCCTCCGAAGCGCTGCTGATCGGCGGCGCCATCCTGTGCGCCGGGCTGCCGGTGATCCTGTCGGTGTCGCAACCGAATTACGTCGCCTTCGTCGCGCCGCTGGTGGCGGTGGTGCAGTTCGATGCGTGGCGGCGCAGCGGCGAGGTCAGGGTGGTGCCGCTGCTGATCGCATGGGCCGGCGTGATGTGGCTGGGCATGGTCGCGACCGAAGGCGGGCTGTGGGAGCCGCTGCGCGTGATCGGGCTGGTGACGCCGGCGGTCGTCGCGCTGCTGGGCTGGGGCCTCGTCTGCCTGCGGCGGGCGCGATAG
- a CDS encoding DUF6653 family protein, translating into MAVLSDETWKRHANPWSVWTRYAAFPVLIAAIWSRAWLGWWALAPIGLTIAWLAYNPRAFPPPASTDNWASKAVLGERIWVALQRDEVPAQHRIVPGVAAGISMAGLPFLAWGLIVFDLAVTALGMTIVMLAKTWFVDRMVWLFEDMKDQRPEYRSWLY; encoded by the coding sequence ATGGCTGTCCTGAGCGACGAGACCTGGAAGCGGCACGCCAATCCCTGGAGCGTGTGGACGCGCTACGCGGCGTTCCCGGTGCTGATCGCGGCGATCTGGAGCCGGGCGTGGCTCGGCTGGTGGGCGCTGGCGCCGATCGGCCTCACGATCGCGTGGCTCGCCTATAATCCGCGGGCGTTTCCGCCGCCGGCGTCGACCGACAATTGGGCGTCGAAAGCCGTGCTCGGCGAGCGGATCTGGGTCGCGCTGCAGCGCGACGAGGTGCCGGCACAGCATCGCATCGTCCCCGGAGTCGCCGCCGGCATTTCGATGGCGGGCCTGCCGTTCCTCGCCTGGGGATTGATCGTGTTCGATCTCGCCGTCACCGCGCTCGGCATGACCATTGTCATGCTGGCGAAAACCTGGTTCGTCGACCGGATGGTGTGGCTGTTCGAGGACATGAAGGATCAACGCCCGGAGTATCGCTCTTGGCTGTACTGA
- the ftsW gene encoding putative lipid II flippase FtsW, translating to MISREQRTPFSEWWWTIDRVLLVALIALMLAGVILSLAASPPVATRIGLDPFHFFNRHVLFLAPSLIVLIGVSFLSPRQIRRAALIVFALSIVLIVATLMFGPEVKGSRRWITLLGLNIQASEIAKPSFVVLAAWLFSEAARRPEMPATSMSMALLLTLVSLLVMEPDFGQTMLVLMVWGALFFIAGMRIVWVFGLAGVAAGGLFAAYLFVPHVAGRIKRFMNPASGDTFQVDMASEAFSNGGWFGLGPGEGIAKRSLPDSHTDFVFAVAGEEFGIILCLALLALFTFIVMRTLSRAYKSDDLFARFAASGLAILFGIQAAINMSVNLQLIPAKGMTLPFISYGGSSMVSLAYGVGMMLALTRQRPKTEVNAMGAAAGYA from the coding sequence ATGATTTCCCGTGAGCAACGCACCCCGTTCAGCGAATGGTGGTGGACCATCGACCGCGTGCTGCTGGTGGCGCTGATCGCGCTGATGCTGGCGGGCGTGATCCTGTCGCTGGCGGCGTCGCCGCCGGTCGCGACGCGGATCGGGCTCGACCCGTTCCACTTCTTCAATCGCCACGTGCTGTTCCTGGCGCCGTCGCTGATCGTGCTGATCGGCGTCTCGTTCCTGTCGCCGCGGCAGATCCGGCGCGCCGCGCTGATCGTATTCGCGCTCAGCATCGTGCTGATCGTGGCGACGCTGATGTTCGGCCCGGAGGTGAAGGGCTCGCGGCGCTGGATCACGCTGCTCGGCCTCAACATCCAGGCCTCCGAAATCGCCAAGCCGTCCTTCGTGGTGCTGGCGGCGTGGCTGTTTTCGGAAGCAGCGCGGCGGCCGGAAATGCCGGCGACGTCGATGTCGATGGCGCTGCTGCTGACGCTGGTGTCGCTGCTGGTGATGGAGCCGGATTTCGGCCAGACCATGCTGGTGCTGATGGTGTGGGGCGCGCTGTTCTTCATCGCCGGAATGCGCATCGTCTGGGTGTTCGGGCTGGCCGGCGTCGCCGCAGGCGGTCTGTTCGCGGCCTATCTGTTCGTTCCGCACGTCGCCGGCCGCATCAAGCGGTTCATGAACCCGGCGTCGGGCGATACTTTCCAGGTCGACATGGCGAGCGAGGCGTTCAGCAATGGCGGTTGGTTCGGGCTGGGGCCGGGCGAGGGCATCGCCAAGCGTAGCCTGCCGGACAGCCACACCGATTTCGTGTTCGCCGTGGCCGGCGAGGAGTTCGGCATCATTCTGTGTCTGGCGCTGCTGGCGCTGTTCACCTTCATCGTGATGCGCACGCTGTCGCGGGCCTACAAGTCGGACGATCTGTTCGCGCGCTTCGCCGCGTCCGGGCTGGCGATCCTGTTCGGCATCCAGGCCGCGATCAACATGTCGGTCAATCTGCAACTGATCCCGGCCAAGGGCATGACGCTGCCGTTCATCTCCTATGGCGGTTCCTCGATGGTGTCGCTGGCCTATGGGGTCGGCATGATGCTGGCGCTGACGCGGCAGCGGCCGAAGACCGAGGTCAATGCCATGGGCGCCGCGGCGGGCTACGCGTGA
- the murB gene encoding UDP-N-acetylmuramate dehydrogenase, whose protein sequence is MSSALAADLKAAMPELRGRLLGNEPLAPLTWFRVGGPAQVLFTPADEDDLGYFLSLLPAEVPVLCIGVGSNLIVRDGGLPGVVIRLAPRGFGEARSDGEIVHAGAAALDKRVAESAAAAQLGGLEFYFGIPGTIGGALRMNAGANGRETKDVLIDATALDRAGRRHIIDSAGMQFSYRHSGADPSLIFTSARFRGTPASPDAIRAKMNEVQAHRELAQPVREKTGGSTFKNPPGHSAWKLIDAAGCRGLRIGGAQVSDMHCNFLINTGDATAADIETLGDTVRERVKAQSGIELQWEIKRIGVAAEAAG, encoded by the coding sequence ATGTCTTCCGCTCTCGCCGCCGACCTCAAAGCCGCGATGCCCGAGCTGCGCGGCCGTCTGCTCGGCAACGAGCCACTGGCGCCGCTGACCTGGTTTCGTGTCGGGGGTCCTGCGCAGGTGCTGTTCACGCCCGCCGACGAGGACGATCTCGGTTACTTCCTGTCGCTGCTGCCGGCGGAGGTGCCGGTGCTGTGCATCGGCGTCGGCTCCAATCTGATCGTCCGCGACGGCGGGCTGCCGGGCGTCGTGATCCGGCTGGCGCCGCGCGGCTTCGGCGAAGCGCGCAGCGACGGCGAGATCGTCCATGCCGGCGCCGCCGCGCTCGACAAGCGCGTCGCCGAGTCGGCTGCTGCCGCGCAGCTCGGCGGGCTCGAATTCTACTTCGGCATTCCCGGCACGATCGGCGGCGCGTTGCGGATGAACGCCGGCGCCAATGGCCGCGAGACCAAGGACGTGCTGATCGACGCCACCGCGCTCGACCGCGCCGGCCGCCGCCACATCATCGATAGCGCGGGGATGCAGTTCAGCTACCGTCACAGCGGCGCGGACCCGTCGCTGATCTTCACCTCGGCCCGGTTTCGCGGCACGCCGGCATCACCGGACGCGATCCGCGCCAAGATGAACGAAGTGCAGGCGCACCGCGAACTGGCGCAGCCGGTGCGCGAGAAGACCGGCGGCTCGACCTTCAAGAATCCGCCGGGCCACAGCGCGTGGAAACTGATCGACGCCGCCGGCTGCCGCGGCCTGCGCATCGGCGGCGCGCAGGTGTCGGACATGCACTGCAACTTCCTGATCAATACCGGCGACGCCACCGCGGCCGATATCGAAACCCTCGGCGACACGGTGCGCGAACGCGTCAAGGCGCAATCCGGCATCGAGCTGCAATGGGAGATCAAGCGGATCGGCGTCGCCGCCGAGGCTGCCGGCTAG